CACTCGCGCATTGCGCGAGTCTCGGGTCGTGCTCGACAGCATGGCCATGGACGGCAAATCGCTGCCACAGTACTGCGAAAGCATGGGCCGTCCCGACGCGATGCGTTACCTCGATGAGATCGTCGCGACGAACGAGTCCCTGTCCGCGTGGCAGATCAGGAACATCCATAACGTGGTGCTGAAAGGCCGTGCCGGTGAGGAAGCCTGCCGCTATCGCCATGTGAACGTAGCGATATCGGGCGCGCGTACGATTCCACCGGACTTTCTGAATCTGCCGGCTGAACTGGCTTCGCTCGTCGAGTGGCATGCGAGAGCAGGGAACATGCATCCTCTCGCTCGCGCGGCGGAACTTCATACGCGGTTCGTCAAGGTCCATC
The Caballeronia sp. NK8 genome window above contains:
- a CDS encoding Fic family protein, which gives rise to MLEAIDADKAKLDAMRPLSPPALASLRDRLRLEWTPEAHGAGRHTRALRESRVVLDSMAMDGKSLPQYCESMGRPDAMRYLDEIVATNESLSAWQIRNIHNVVLKGRAGEEACRYRHVNVAISGARTIPPDFLNLPAELASLVEWHARAGNMHPLARAAELHTRFVKVHPFVDGNGRTGRLLLNVELMKSGYPPAVVRSGDRADYCDSLDDACVSNDYTGIARLIAVLVQRSMNVYLDALGLA